One window of Pieris napi chromosome 1, ilPieNapi1.2, whole genome shotgun sequence genomic DNA carries:
- the LOC125050476 gene encoding probable cleavage and polyadenylation specificity factor subunit 2: protein MTSIIKLHCLSGAGDESPPCYVLQIDEFKFLLDCGWDEKFDTDFIKELKRHVNSIDAVLLSHSDPLHLGALPYAVGQLGLNCPIYATLPVYKMGQMFMYDLYQSHKNMTDFDLFTLDDVDTAFDRITQLKYNQSIDMKGKGLGLRITPVPAGHLLGGTIWRIAAPGEEDIVYAPDFNHKKERHLNGCEIEKIMRPSLLLLGATNADYVQQRRRLRDEKLMTTILTTLRGGGSVLVCTDTAGRVLELAHMLDQLWRNKDSGLVAYSLLLLSNVSYNVVEFAKSQIEWMSDKLTRAFEGARSNPFALRHLHLCHSVAEVTRTPGPKVVLASFPDLESGFARDLFILWAQQSQNSIVLTARTSPGTLARDLIDKGGDRTIEMTVRRRVRLEGAELEEFMQQQRTKIKDPVKEEVDGLSSDSESDGELEMWVVTGRHDIPVRSEYRAGGCFKSNKRHHAMYPCHEDRTRADDYGEIIRPEDYRLAEIVDAEGEIRDVPPAPPQKPEPEEEIIEIPSKCMSSVRQIAIKASIQYIELEGRCDGESLLRVVAHAKPRAIVALRAGPNAINTLRKHCENEGIEKMYTPGKGDVVDATTESHIYQVKLTDSLMCGMSWRTAGDAELAWLTATVAEPRAREPNSEESVLDDMIALEACEGNTPGHAAAFINSLKLSELRSALAKHGLNAEFNAGALECCNGTIAIRRMESGRIALEGVLSEEYYIVRELLYDQFAIV from the exons ATGACCTccattataaaattacactGCCTCTCTGGAGCTGGGGATGAATCTCCTCCTTGTTATGTGTTGCAAATAGATGAATTTAAATTCCTCTTAGACTGTGGCTGGGACGAAAAATTCGATACAGACTTTATTAAGGAATTAAAAAG GCATGTAAACAGTATAGATGCAGTACTTTTATCACATTCTGACCCGCTACACTTGGGAGCACTTCCATATGCGGTTGGACAATTGGGTCTCAACTGTCCAATATATGCCACATTACCCGTCTACAAAATGGGCCAAATGTTTATGTATGATTTATATCAGTCACATAAAAATATGACTGATTTTGACCTGTTTACTTTAGATGATGTTGATACTGCATTTGATAGAATAACTCAATTGAAATATAATCAAAGTATTGATATGAAGG GCAAAGGTTTAGGACTCCGTATAACACCAGTACCAGCAGGACATCTTCTTGGTGGAACAATATGGCGTATAGCCGCCCCGGGTGAAGAGGATATTGTTTATGCACCAGACTTTAACCATAAAAAGGAGAGACATCTTAATGGGTGTGAAATTGAAAAGATTATGAGACCATCACTGTTACTATTAGGGGCTACAAATGCAGATTATGTGCAGCAGAGGAGAAGGTTGAGGGATGAAAAGCTTATGa CAACAATACTAACAACTTTACGGGGTGGTGGATCTGTGCTGGTTTGCACAGACACAGCAGGGCGAGTCTTAGAGTTAGCTCACATGTTGGATCAGCTTTGGCGAAATAAGGACTCGGGACTTGTTGCATATTCACTCTTACTCTTGTCAAATGTCAGTTACAATGTGGTGGAGTTTGCTAAGTCACAg ATAGAATGGATGAGTGACAAGTTAACTCGTGCTTTTGAAGGTGCCCGAAGTAATCCTTTTGCCCTACGACACCTGCATTTATGTCACTCTGTGGCTGAGGTCACTAGGACACCTGGGCCCAAGGTGGTGTTGGCTTCCTTCCCAGACTTAGAATCAGGATTCGCCAGAGACCTCTTCATATTATGGGCTCAACAATCACAAAATTCTATTGTCTTAACTGCCAG AACATCACCAGGCACACTTGCCCGAGATCTCATAGACAAGGGCGGAGACCGTACCATAGAGATGACAGTACGCCGCCGAGTGCGGCTAGAGGGCGCAGAACTAGAAGAGTTCATGCAACAGCAACGGACTAAAATCAAGGATCCTGTGAA aGAAGAAGTGGACGGTCTATCATCAGATTCGGAGTCGGATGGTGAATTGGAGATGTGGGTGGTGACCGGGCGTCATGACATCCCCGTCCGCTCCGAGTATAGGGCCGGGGGCTGCTTCAAGTCCAACAAAAGACACCACGCCATGTACCCCTGTCACGAGGATCGCACCAGGGCGGATGACTACGGCGAAATTATTCGG CCTGAAGACTACAGATTAGCGGAAATAGTTGATGCTGAAGGGGAAATACGTGACGTACCTCCCGCCCCACCTCAGAAACCTGAGCCTgaag aggaaataatagaaataccGAGTAAATGCATGTCTTCGGTGCGACAGATAGCGATTAAAGCTAGTATCCAGTACATAGAGTTGGAAGGAAGGTGCGACGGGGAGTCCCTACTTCGAGTCGTGGCACATGCAAAGCCCAGAGCTATAGTGGCGTTAAGGGCTGGACCTAATGCTATTAACACGCTGag aaaacattgtgagaatGAAGGTATAGAAAAGATGTACACACCGGGAAAAGGCGACGTAGTGGATGCCACCACTGAATCGCATATTTACCAg GTGAAACTGACAGACAGTCTGATGTGCGGTATGTCTTGGCGGACAGCTGGAGATGCGGAACTGGCCTGGCTGACAGCTACTGTGGCCGAACCTCGAGCTAGGGAACCTAACAGTG AAGAATCAGTTCTAGACGACATGATAGCACTAGAGGCCTGTGAGGGTAACACACCGGGTCACGCGGCGGCATTCATCAACTCTTTGAAGCTTTCTGAGCTGAGAAGCGCTCTCGCCAAGCACGGGCTTAACGCTGAATTTAATGCAGGAGCGCTGGAATGCTGTAATGGAACTATCGCTATTCGGAGG